In a single window of the Atlantibacter hermannii genome:
- a CDS encoding putative xanthine dehydrogenase, FAD-binding subunit, with protein MSPSRCHLRLAAPIFNRKVRDRASYAFALVSVAAVIQPDGTGRVALGGVAHKPWRLDTADAQIPQGAQAVYDALFAGAKTDP; from the coding sequence TTGTCGCCGTCACGCTGCCACCTCCGTCTGGCGGCACCCATATTTAACCGCAAAGTGCGCGACCGCGCCTCGTATGCGTTCGCGCTGGTTTCGGTGGCGGCCGTGATCCAGCCGGACGGCACCGGCCGGGTTGCGCTGGGCGGCGTCGCCCATAAGCCCTGGCGGCTTGATACTGCGGATGCGCAGATCCCGCAGGGGGCACAGGCGGTGTACGACGCGCTGTTTGCCGGGGCGAAAACCGACCCCTGA
- a CDS encoding MobA-like protein: MTQPVVIILAAGKGERFLASGATTHKLDALLSGTPVLMHVINAVKASGLPWHLVRPPGGTVGMGASVALGVRATPDAPGWLILPGDLPLIQPATLRRIATALHRHPLVVPFFEQQHGHPVAFSRRYFSALAALDGEDGAREIVREARHHGDVADLHLNDPGTVQDVDTLTDLLAMEQASVQTRR, from the coding sequence ATGACGCAACCGGTCGTGATTATTCTTGCCGCAGGGAAGGGCGAGCGTTTTCTTGCCAGCGGTGCAACCACGCATAAGCTCGATGCGCTGTTGAGTGGTACGCCGGTTCTGATGCATGTGATTAATGCCGTTAAGGCTTCGGGCCTGCCGTGGCACCTTGTCAGGCCGCCTGGCGGAACAGTCGGTATGGGTGCGTCAGTGGCGCTGGGCGTCCGGGCGACGCCTGATGCGCCGGGATGGTTGATATTACCCGGAGATCTACCGTTGATTCAGCCCGCTACGCTACGCCGGATCGCGACGGCGTTACACCGTCACCCCCTGGTTGTGCCTTTCTTTGAGCAGCAACACGGGCACCCGGTGGCGTTCAGCCGCCGTTACTTCTCTGCCCTTGCCGCACTGGACGGAGAGGACGGCGCACGAGAGATTGTGCGTGAAGCACGGCATCACGGCGATGTTGCAGATCTGCATCTGAATGACCCGGGAACAGTGCAGGATGTGGATACGCTGACCGATCTGCTTGCAATGGAACAGGCCAGCGTACAAACCCGGCGGTGA
- the hcrA_1 gene encoding putative xanthine dehydrogenase, molybdenum-binding subunit, which produces MPPRCWADRPIEHYHQAIGVVVAETFEQARAAAALVEVNYQRERGAWDLAEEKPGVTTPPEDTPDKKVGDFDRAFDSAAVQFDATYTTPDQSHMAMEPHASMAVWEGEKLTLWTTNQMINWCHSDLAKTLNIPQENIRVRSPYIGGGFGGKLFLRSDALLAALGARAIQRPVKVMLTRPMIPNNTTHRPATIQRVRIGADESGHISAIAHESWNGNLPGGPTETATNQTELLYAGANRLTGLRLAKLDLPEGNSMRAPGEAPGMMVLEIAMDEMAEKLGIDPVEFRILNDTQVDPANPERPFSQRQLIECLRTGAEHFGWQQRNPTPAQVRDGRWLVGMGMAAGFRNNLVTPSGARVRLDAHGTVTVETDMTDIGTGSYTIIAQTAAEMMGVPIEKVVVKLGDSTFPISSGSGGQWGGNSSTAGVYAACVKLREAVADRLGIDASSAMFTDEQVRVGERSIPLREAAAQSELVAEDKIEFGDLAEKYQQSTFAGHFVEVAVDSATGEVRVRRMLAVCAAGRILNPKTARSQVIGAMTMGLGAALMEELAVDTRLGFFVNHDMGGL; this is translated from the coding sequence ATGCCGCCACGCTGCTGGGCGGACCGACCGATTGAACACTATCACCAGGCGATTGGCGTGGTGGTGGCCGAGACGTTTGAACAGGCGCGGGCGGCGGCGGCGCTGGTTGAGGTTAATTATCAACGTGAACGCGGCGCCTGGGATCTTGCGGAAGAAAAACCGGGTGTGACGACGCCCCCGGAAGACACGCCGGATAAAAAGGTTGGGGATTTTGATCGCGCTTTTGACTCGGCGGCAGTGCAGTTTGACGCCACCTATACCACGCCGGATCAAAGCCATATGGCCATGGAGCCCCATGCGTCCATGGCGGTGTGGGAAGGCGAGAAATTGACGCTCTGGACCACGAACCAGATGATTAACTGGTGCCACAGCGATTTGGCGAAAACGCTTAATATACCGCAGGAAAATATCCGTGTGCGCTCCCCGTATATCGGCGGCGGCTTCGGCGGGAAACTGTTTCTGCGCAGCGACGCGTTGCTGGCAGCGCTGGGGGCCCGTGCGATCCAGCGGCCGGTGAAAGTGATGCTTACGAGACCGATGATCCCTAACAATACCACCCATCGCCCGGCCACTATCCAACGCGTGCGCATCGGGGCAGATGAAAGCGGCCATATCAGCGCTATCGCCCATGAAAGCTGGAACGGCAACCTGCCGGGCGGCCCGACGGAAACCGCCACCAATCAAACCGAGCTGCTCTACGCGGGTGCTAATCGCCTGACCGGGCTTCGGCTGGCGAAGCTGGATCTGCCGGAAGGTAACTCCATGCGCGCGCCCGGCGAAGCCCCCGGCATGATGGTGCTGGAAATCGCCATGGACGAGATGGCCGAAAAATTGGGTATCGATCCGGTGGAGTTTCGCATTCTGAATGACACCCAGGTTGACCCGGCGAACCCTGAACGACCCTTTTCACAGCGTCAGCTGATTGAGTGCCTGCGTACCGGCGCGGAGCATTTCGGCTGGCAACAGCGTAACCCGACACCCGCTCAGGTGCGGGATGGGCGCTGGCTGGTGGGCATGGGGATGGCGGCCGGTTTTCGCAATAACCTGGTCACCCCTTCCGGCGCGCGGGTACGTCTGGATGCGCATGGCACCGTCACGGTGGAAACCGATATGACCGATATCGGCACCGGCAGTTACACCATTATTGCCCAGACGGCCGCCGAGATGATGGGCGTACCAATTGAAAAAGTCGTCGTGAAACTGGGCGATTCAACCTTTCCCATCTCTTCCGGTTCCGGCGGGCAATGGGGCGGGAACAGCTCAACGGCGGGTGTTTACGCCGCGTGCGTGAAATTACGCGAAGCGGTAGCGGACCGACTGGGCATTGACGCCAGCAGCGCCATGTTCACCGATGAGCAGGTACGCGTTGGAGAGCGCAGTATTCCTTTGCGCGAGGCGGCGGCGCAAAGCGAACTCGTGGCCGAAGACAAAATTGAGTTTGGGGATCTGGCGGAAAAATATCAGCAGTCGACCTTCGCCGGACATTTTGTCGAAGTGGCCGTGGACAGCGCAACCGGTGAGGTGCGGGTGCGCCGTATGCTGGCCGTGTGCGCGGCGGGACGAATACTTAACCCGAAAACGGCGCGCAGCCAGGTGATTGGTGCTATGACCATGGGCCTGGGCGCGGCGTTGATGGAAGAACTGGCGGTGGATACGCGTCTTGGTTTCTTCGTGAATCATGATATGGGCGGGTTATGA
- a CDS encoding xanthine dehydrogenase accessory factor produces the protein MEAQAAATVAKAAGYDVHTSDGFNPKTSFALMDADTAVIMLYHDLNRELPVLQAALAAKPFYIGALGSQRTHAARVARLTELGWREEDIARIKAPVGIFPKARDACSLALSVLADVAAARLNGASSS, from the coding sequence GTGGAAGCGCAGGCGGCGGCAACTGTGGCCAAAGCGGCGGGATATGATGTTCACACCAGCGATGGTTTTAATCCCAAAACCTCGTTTGCGCTGATGGATGCCGATACCGCCGTAATCATGCTGTATCACGATCTGAACCGCGAACTGCCGGTGCTACAAGCGGCGCTGGCGGCAAAACCTTTTTATATCGGCGCGCTGGGCAGCCAACGTACTCATGCGGCGCGGGTCGCCAGGTTAACCGAATTAGGATGGCGTGAAGAGGATATTGCCCGCATCAAAGCGCCAGTCGGTATCTTTCCGAAGGCTCGCGACGCCTGCTCTTTGGCGTTATCGGTTCTGGCCGACGTGGCAGCCGCCCGGTTGAATGGAGCATCGTCATCATGA
- a CDS encoding Predicted transporter component, which yields MANFTPLASLAGGMIIGAAAWMLIIFCGRIAGISGIIGGLLSFNTPGKAWRLAFIAGIALSPWLYSLFAPLPDVSIAAPWWLLVIAGLLVGIGTRYASGCTSGHGVCGLSRLSRRSLAATVTFMAVAFVTVWLAGYWR from the coding sequence ATGGCGAACTTCACGCCGCTGGCAAGCCTGGCGGGCGGAATGATCATCGGGGCGGCTGCATGGATGTTAATTATCTTTTGCGGGCGCATAGCGGGCATCAGCGGCATCATTGGCGGGCTGCTCTCTTTCAACACCCCGGGCAAAGCCTGGCGGCTGGCGTTTATTGCGGGCATTGCGCTGTCGCCGTGGCTATACAGCCTGTTCGCGCCGCTGCCTGATGTGTCCATTGCCGCGCCATGGTGGCTGCTGGTTATCGCGGGCCTGCTGGTGGGCATCGGCACCCGCTACGCTTCCGGATGCACCAGCGGTCACGGCGTATGTGGGCTGTCCAGACTGTCGCGCCGCTCACTTGCAGCGACCGTCACCTTTATGGCGGTGGCCTTTGTTACCGTCTGGCTGGCAGGCTACTGGCGTTAA
- the gabR_3 gene encoding GntR family transcriptional regulator gives MKSGLTTRVTTGPAGVFASVGAQVRPVRVDADGMDIDDGIAHYPGAKLVYTAPSHQFPLSGTLSLPRRLALLAWAEARQAWIFEDDYNSEFRYAARSLQALQGLDKHHRVIYSGTFSKMMYPEFRLGFLVVPPQLRELFVASKYFSDLCTGYLEQAVLARFIDEGHYASHVRRIRKACYERKNALVAAIERYFPDTMTVHPTDSGVHLVCWLHGITATALVEKARQLDMGIQTFARYCQRPMEREGILIGFASHTPEVLTDGIRRLAAALRAT, from the coding sequence ATGAAGTCTGGCTTGACGACCCGGGTTACAACGGGGCCCGCGGGCGTATTCGCTTCGGTCGGCGCGCAGGTCAGGCCGGTACGTGTGGATGCTGACGGAATGGATATTGACGATGGCATCGCCCATTATCCGGGGGCAAAATTGGTTTATACCGCGCCGTCGCATCAGTTTCCCCTGAGCGGAACGCTCAGTTTACCGCGACGGCTGGCGCTACTGGCGTGGGCAGAGGCTCGCCAGGCGTGGATATTTGAAGACGACTACAACAGTGAATTTCGCTACGCGGCCCGTTCGTTGCAGGCGCTGCAAGGGCTGGATAAACATCACCGGGTAATTTATTCCGGCACCTTTTCGAAAATGATGTATCCCGAATTCCGGCTGGGTTTTCTGGTGGTTCCGCCTCAGTTACGTGAACTGTTTGTTGCCTCGAAATACTTTTCCGATCTGTGTACCGGCTATCTGGAGCAGGCGGTGCTGGCGCGATTTATTGATGAAGGGCATTATGCCAGCCATGTTCGCCGTATTCGTAAAGCCTGCTACGAGCGAAAAAATGCGCTGGTGGCGGCAATCGAACGCTATTTCCCGGACACAATGACGGTGCATCCTACCGATTCAGGGGTTCATCTGGTGTGCTGGCTGCACGGGATCACGGCCACTGCGCTGGTGGAGAAGGCGCGCCAGCTCGATATGGGGATCCAGACATTTGCGCGCTATTGCCAGCGACCGATGGAGCGTGAAGGGATACTGATTGGTTTCGCGAGCCACACGCCGGAAGTGTTAACCGACGGCATTCGTAGGCTGGCGGCGGCGCTACGCGCAACATAA
- the gabR_2 gene encoding transcriptional regulator gives MRKPAAPLFQDLLLESGIIKDQVYHALRNAILDGRLAAGSKIPSTRALAEMMGIARNSVIAGFERLMDEGYLHTRHGAGTFVARHVPDPLLNAPHVRVTPEKRSRRGRAGESRYRRGGALWRESLNGGGMNRVFAVGVGCTDLFPHDLWGRLLGRVWRQSRRELGLHTGSSGYQPLRQAIARYIQATRGRQLRRRLRHHRKRDPAGNESDRQGLIDQRR, from the coding sequence ATGAGAAAGCCCGCCGCGCCGCTGTTTCAGGATTTACTGTTAGAGAGCGGAATTATTAAAGACCAGGTTTATCACGCGCTGCGTAATGCCATTCTCGATGGTCGGCTTGCTGCCGGTTCGAAAATTCCCTCTACCAGAGCGCTGGCGGAAATGATGGGCATTGCCCGTAATTCAGTGATTGCGGGTTTTGAACGGCTTATGGATGAGGGGTATCTGCACACCCGCCACGGCGCGGGAACTTTTGTGGCCCGCCATGTGCCGGACCCGTTACTCAACGCGCCGCACGTGAGGGTTACGCCGGAAAAACGTTCCCGTCGAGGCCGGGCAGGTGAATCCCGATATCGCCGGGGTGGTGCACTCTGGCGTGAAAGCCTGAACGGCGGCGGGATGAACCGTGTATTTGCTGTGGGAGTCGGGTGTACCGATCTGTTTCCCCATGATTTATGGGGGCGGTTGCTCGGGCGCGTCTGGCGCCAGTCGCGGCGCGAACTTGGCTTGCATACCGGTTCCAGCGGCTATCAGCCGTTGCGGCAGGCGATAGCCCGGTACATTCAGGCGACACGCGGCCGTCAACTGCGACGAAGATTGCGTCATCATCGTAAACGGGATCCAGCAGGCAATGAATCTGACCGCCAGGGTCTTATTGACCAAAGGCGATGA
- the fixL_2 gene encoding putative sensor protein, giving the protein MGWLSRTTRGGIETDRLAQAFHPFNTTKPQGMGLGLAICQRLTRYAGGDIALRNHPAPNGKTGLRVALDFSNHQNKDA; this is encoded by the coding sequence ATGGGCTGGTTATCCAGGACGACGCGGGGGGGAATTGAGACCGACCGGCTGGCCCAGGCGTTTCACCCGTTCAATACCACCAAACCGCAGGGGATGGGACTGGGGCTGGCAATCTGCCAGCGGCTGACGCGTTACGCCGGGGGCGATATCGCGTTGCGCAACCATCCGGCCCCGAACGGTAAAACCGGGCTGCGCGTGGCGCTGGATTTTTCTAATCATCAAAATAAGGATGCGTGA
- a CDS encoding putative acetyltransferase translates to MARQDGKIVGLVHYLFHRSTWAETDYCYLEDLFVSEDVRGKHIGKQLIEYVQQQARKRHAAHLYWHTMKRTCADSDCMTGSRRKAA, encoded by the coding sequence GTGGCCAGACAGGATGGAAAAATTGTCGGCCTGGTACATTACCTGTTCCATCGCTCTACCTGGGCGGAAACCGACTACTGCTATCTGGAAGATCTGTTTGTCAGTGAGGATGTGCGTGGCAAGCACATCGGTAAACAGTTGATTGAATACGTCCAGCAACAGGCGCGTAAACGCCACGCCGCACACCTGTACTGGCACACCATGAAACGAACCTGCGCGGACAGCGACTGTATGACTGGGTCGCGAAGAAAAGCGGCATGA
- the hcrB gene encoding putative xanthine dehydrogenase, FAD-binding subunit — MRAFTYQRVTTPAEAAASARQTPGAKFIAGGTNLLDLMKLEIETPGHLIDVNGLGLDTIEPTAEGGLRIGALVRNTDLAADERVRRDYAVLSRALLAGASGQLRNRATTAGNLLQRTRCPYFYDTHQPCNKRLPGSGCAALEGFSRQHALVGVSDACIATHPSDMAVAMRVLDAVVETVKPDGSERRIALDDFYRAPGTTPHLETVLTPGELIVAVTLPPPSGGTHI; from the coding sequence ATGAGGGCATTTACCTATCAGCGCGTGACCACCCCTGCGGAAGCCGCGGCCAGTGCCCGGCAAACGCCGGGGGCGAAATTTATCGCCGGGGGAACCAATCTGCTTGATCTGATGAAGCTTGAGATTGAAACGCCCGGTCATCTGATTGACGTCAACGGCCTGGGGCTGGATACCATTGAACCGACAGCAGAAGGGGGATTGCGCATCGGCGCGCTGGTTCGCAATACCGATCTGGCGGCGGATGAGCGGGTGCGCCGCGATTATGCCGTGCTCTCCCGTGCACTGCTGGCGGGCGCGTCCGGCCAGTTGCGTAATCGGGCTACCACTGCGGGTAATCTGCTTCAGCGGACTCGCTGCCCCTATTTTTACGATACCCATCAACCCTGCAACAAGCGGTTGCCCGGCAGCGGCTGCGCGGCACTGGAAGGCTTTAGCCGTCAACATGCGTTGGTAGGCGTTAGCGACGCGTGTATTGCGACGCACCCCAGTGACATGGCTGTGGCCATGCGCGTCCTGGACGCGGTGGTCGAAACCGTTAAACCCGATGGCAGTGAACGGCGCATCGCGCTGGATGATTTCTACCGCGCGCCTGGCACTACCCCGCATCTGGAAACGGTATTAACTCCTGGCGAACTGATTGTCGCCGTCACGCTGCCACCTCCGTCTGGCGGCACCCATATTTAA
- a CDS encoding xanthine dehydrogenase accessory factor, with translation MTLVAIRGGAARPLGAQMAVREDGLYCGFVSGGCVESAVAYEALEVMASGEDRTVMYGVGSPYFDIVLPCGGGITLTVHKLRTAQPLLEVLAQLEQRKPAVLRYSRLPGRWNVAVQIRKPAGRTMSFCAFSSLRSGDCLWTFRGSAGGGNCGQSGGI, from the coding sequence GTGACGCTGGTCGCCATCCGTGGCGGCGCGGCGCGACCGTTGGGCGCCCAGATGGCGGTACGCGAGGACGGATTGTACTGCGGGTTTGTGTCCGGCGGCTGTGTGGAATCCGCTGTCGCTTACGAGGCTCTGGAGGTCATGGCGTCAGGAGAGGACCGCACAGTGATGTACGGCGTCGGGTCGCCTTATTTCGACATCGTGCTTCCCTGCGGCGGCGGTATTACGCTGACCGTTCATAAATTACGCACCGCGCAGCCGCTTCTCGAGGTGCTCGCGCAACTCGAACAACGCAAACCCGCGGTGTTGCGCTATTCCCGGCTGCCGGGACGCTGGAATGTGGCCGTACAGATAAGGAAACCGGCTGGCAGGACGATGAGTTTTTGTGCGTTTTCGTCCCTGCGTTCGGGTGATTGTCTATGGACGTTCCGTGGAAGCGCAGGCGGCGGCAACTGTGGCCAAAGCGGCGGGATATGA
- the ybiC gene encoding putative dehydrogenase, whose amino-acid sequence MQTGLRFQAATLKEFVGTLLGYAGSEPEEAQRVADHLVSANLAGHDSHGVGMIPSYIRSLAQGHLQLNQHATVVKDAGAVVTLQGNRAFGQVAAHEAMELGIEKARQYGLAAVALHNSHHIGRIGYWAEQCAAAGFISIHFVNVVGDPMVAPFGGKDSRFGTNPLCVVFPRKHGAPLLLDYATSAIAFGKTRVAWHKGVPVPEGCLIDHQGQPTTDPGVMHVPPLGALLTFAGHKGYALAAMCEILGGALSGGQTTHQASLQESVDAIFNCMTTIILNPELFDAPDMHQQAEAFIDWVKQSPHDPNEPIQVPGEWEAHNRATRLAQAFRWMKAAGTRYARRRWRRVCRIASFNNSDHVWRKGIQARPGLLFHDPHFSHQLGNIHRLHFLHHSGAMHFHGSYRHAESIGNLPVHQSLDDEPCNLALFWRQAVKTLFDSAALTGGGRGGPGAFDCRNQGVSRHRFLQKIHCAALHLLHCHRQISMAGEKNHRQGTAARQQFTIQTVTVEMRHA is encoded by the coding sequence ATGCAGACAGGGTTACGTTTTCAGGCGGCGACGCTGAAGGAGTTTGTCGGGACGCTGCTGGGCTATGCCGGCAGTGAACCTGAAGAGGCGCAACGGGTTGCCGATCATCTGGTGTCCGCCAATCTGGCGGGACACGATTCCCACGGCGTCGGGATGATCCCCAGCTATATTCGCTCGCTGGCGCAGGGGCATCTCCAGTTAAACCAGCACGCCACCGTAGTGAAAGATGCGGGTGCGGTAGTCACGCTGCAGGGGAATCGCGCCTTTGGTCAGGTGGCGGCCCATGAAGCCATGGAATTAGGCATCGAGAAAGCGCGCCAGTACGGGCTGGCCGCCGTGGCGCTGCATAATTCGCATCACATCGGGCGCATCGGTTACTGGGCGGAACAATGCGCGGCCGCCGGGTTTATTTCCATCCATTTCGTTAACGTGGTCGGCGATCCGATGGTGGCGCCGTTCGGTGGCAAAGACAGCCGCTTCGGCACCAATCCGCTGTGCGTGGTTTTTCCGCGTAAGCATGGTGCCCCGCTGCTGCTGGATTACGCCACCAGCGCCATCGCCTTTGGCAAAACCCGCGTCGCCTGGCATAAGGGCGTGCCGGTTCCGGAAGGGTGTTTAATCGACCATCAGGGGCAACCCACCACCGATCCGGGGGTGATGCACGTACCGCCGCTGGGGGCGCTGCTGACTTTCGCCGGGCATAAAGGCTACGCGCTGGCGGCGATGTGCGAAATCCTCGGCGGCGCGTTGTCCGGCGGCCAGACCACCCATCAGGCCTCATTGCAGGAGAGCGTGGACGCCATTTTTAACTGTATGACCACCATTATCCTCAACCCCGAACTGTTTGACGCACCGGATATGCACCAGCAGGCAGAGGCCTTTATCGACTGGGTGAAGCAGTCTCCTCACGATCCGAATGAGCCGATCCAGGTGCCTGGCGAGTGGGAAGCGCACAACCGCGCCACCCGTCTGGCACAGGCATTCCGCTGGATGAAAGCAGCTGGAACGCGATATGCGAGGCGGCGCTGGCGGCGGGTATGCCGGATAGCGAGCTTCAACAATTCAGATCACGTCTGGCGTAAGGGAATTCAGGCCCGTCCGGGCCTGTTATTCCATGATCCGCATTTTTCCCACCAGCTCGGCAATATTCACCGCCTCCATTTTCTCCATCACTCTGGCGCGATGCACTTCCACGGTTCGTACCGCCACGCTGAGTCGATCGGCAATCTCCCGGTTCATCAATCCCTGGACGATGAGCCTTGCAATCTCGCGCTCTTTTGGCGTCAGGCAGTCAAAACGCTGTTCGATAGCGCGGCGCTGACAGGCGGCGGCAGAGGTGGCCCGGGCGCGTTCGATTGCCGCAATCAGGGCGTCAGCCGACACCGGTTTTTGCAGAAAATCCACTGCGCCGCGCTTCATCTGCTCCACTGCCACCGGCAAATCTCCATGGCCGGTGAGAAAAATCACCGCCAGGGTACTGCGGCACGACAGCAGTTCACTATACAGACCGTGACCGTCGAGATGCGGCATGCGTAA
- a CDS encoding Predicted transporter component, with amino-acid sequence MMIFFSFLSGLVFGLGLLVSGMADPAKVLGFLDITRLWDPSLAFVMGGAISIGFFAFRMASKRARPVCAPEMHLPVAQQIDKRLIGGSALFGLGWGLAGICPGPAVVLLGAGIGKGVIFVAAMLVGMAIFQWLENRGK; translated from the coding sequence ATGATGATTTTTTTCTCGTTTTTATCGGGGCTGGTGTTTGGTCTCGGATTGCTGGTAAGCGGCATGGCGGACCCGGCGAAAGTGCTGGGCTTTTTAGATATCACCCGACTCTGGGACCCTTCGCTGGCCTTTGTGATGGGCGGTGCCATCAGCATCGGCTTTTTTGCCTTTCGTATGGCCAGCAAACGCGCCCGCCCGGTGTGCGCCCCGGAAATGCATCTGCCCGTCGCGCAGCAGATTGATAAACGTCTTATTGGCGGCTCGGCGCTGTTCGGCCTCGGCTGGGGGCTGGCGGGTATCTGCCCCGGTCCGGCAGTGGTGTTGCTGGGTGCGGGGATCGGCAAGGGCGTGATCTTCGTCGCAGCCATGCTGGTGGGAATGGCTATCTTCCAGTGGCTTGAAAACAGAGGCAAATAA
- a CDS encoding putative xanthine dehydrogenase, molybdenum-binding subunit, with product MKCPVHADVPQQEVIFLDETDPISSPMKAKGVGELGICGVSAAIANAIYNATGVRVRDYPITLDKLLHGLPDPVKEDDTVLHHAPIMEPVQEGSLIPEQAFLTDDSEAVLRFVADALKDGMAARW from the coding sequence ATGAAGTGCCCGGTCCATGCCGATGTGCCGCAGCAGGAGGTGATCTTCCTTGATGAGACCGATCCGATTTCCTCACCGATGAAAGCCAAAGGGGTGGGTGAACTGGGGATCTGTGGTGTGAGCGCCGCCATCGCCAACGCCATTTATAACGCAACGGGTGTGCGGGTACGTGATTATCCCATCACCCTGGACAAACTGTTGCACGGGCTTCCTGACCCGGTTAAGGAGGACGACACCGTGCTACATCATGCCCCGATAATGGAACCTGTGCAGGAAGGCTCGCTTATACCCGAGCAGGCCTTCCTGACCGATGACAGCGAAGCGGTTCTGCGTTTTGTCGCCGATGCCCTGAAAGACGGGATGGCGGCGCGCTGGTGA
- the cutS gene encoding putative xanthine dehydrogenase, iron-sulfur binding subunit, with amino-acid sequence MSNHGDNAEYRANGSADKQHSHSDNDQSFLNLTRRDLIKAGAATAASAAVAPGAALAGETPTTPPPEMATVSFTVNGKPRELEVDTRTTLLDALRENLHLTGTKKGCDHGQCGACTVIVDGRRINACLTLAVMQQDAEIVTIEGLGTPEDLHPMQAAFIKHDGYQCGYCTPGQICSSVAALKEIEAGIPSHVTVDLVSPPSMSAEEIRERMSGNICRCGAYANILAAIENVAEGEKS; translated from the coding sequence ATGAGCAACCACGGCGATAATGCTGAATACCGTGCAAACGGTTCGGCAGATAAACAGCATTCCCATTCTGATAATGACCAGTCCTTCCTCAACCTGACGCGCCGGGACCTGATAAAAGCAGGCGCTGCCACAGCAGCCAGCGCCGCCGTCGCGCCCGGTGCGGCCCTGGCAGGTGAAACGCCCACCACGCCCCCGCCGGAAATGGCGACGGTCTCGTTTACCGTTAACGGCAAACCCCGCGAGCTGGAGGTGGATACCCGCACGACGTTGCTGGATGCGCTGCGTGAAAATCTGCACCTGACCGGGACGAAAAAAGGCTGCGACCACGGGCAGTGCGGTGCCTGTACCGTGATTGTCGACGGCAGACGGATTAATGCCTGCCTGACGCTGGCGGTGATGCAACAGGACGCGGAGATCGTCACTATTGAAGGGCTTGGCACCCCGGAAGATCTGCATCCGATGCAGGCAGCCTTTATCAAACATGACGGCTACCAGTGCGGTTATTGTACGCCGGGGCAAATCTGCTCCTCTGTGGCGGCATTAAAGGAAATTGAAGCAGGCATTCCCAGCCATGTGACCGTCGATCTGGTGTCCCCGCCATCAATGAGCGCGGAGGAGATCCGCGAACGTATGAGCGGCAATATTTGCCGCTGCGGAGCCTATGCCAACATCCTTGCCGCGATTGAAAACGTCGCTGAGGGGGAAAAATCATGA